Proteins found in one Magnolia sinica isolate HGM2019 chromosome 5, MsV1, whole genome shotgun sequence genomic segment:
- the LOC131246583 gene encoding chalcone synthase 3-like yields the protein MAQSSVQEGMQTMSKVSIDEIRKAQRTEGPATVLAIATATPQNEFIQADWPEYYFKVTNSEQMTDLKEKFKRICDKSMIRKRHMHLTEDILKENPNICAYMAPSLDARQEIAIVAVPELGKEAAAKAIEEWGHPKSKITHLIFCTSSSVDMPGADYQLTTLLSLHPSIKRYMIYQQGCFAGGTALRLAKDLAENNAGARVLVVCSEITATGFRGPSETDLNSLVAQALFGDGAAAVIIGADPNSSEKPLFQLVSASQTILADSEGAIRVHSREVGLTVHLVKEVPSLISKNIKKIVAEAFEPLGIDDWNLIFWITHPGGAAILDQVEEKMKLKTEKLRATRHILSEFGNMSSASVLFILDEMRRKSVEEGKTTTGEGLDWGVLFGFGPGLTVETVVLHSLPISVAH from the exons ATGGCGCAAAGCAGTGTACAAGAAGGCATGCAAACCATGTCTAAGGTGTCGATCGATGAGATCAGGAAGGCCCAACGAACAGAGGGTCCCGCCACGGTTCTAGCCATCGCCACAGCCACGCCGCAGAATGAGTTCATCCAGGCAGACTGGCCGGAGTACTACTTTAAGGTGACGAATAGCGAGCAAATGACTGATCTCAAAGAGAAGTTCAAGCGAATAT GTGATAAATCGATGATTCGGAAACGTCACATGCACCTAACCGAGGACATACTCAAGGAGAATCCCAACATCTGTGCGTACATGGCCCCATCCCTTGATGCCCGCCAGGAAATAGCCATCGTCGCTGTCCCAGAGCTCGGTAAGGAAGCAGCAGCCAAGGCCATCGAGGAGTGGGGCCACCCaaaatctaagatcacccacctaatCTTCTGCACCTCCAGCAGTGTCGACATGCCTGGCGCCGACTACCAGCTCACCACGCTCCTTagcctccatccatccatcaaacgCTACATGATCTACCAACAAGGCTGCTTTGCTGGTGGTACAGCCCTCCGGCTTGCAAAAGACCTAGCCGAGAACAATGCCGGTGCACGTGTTCTTGTTGTGTGCTCCGAGATCACTGCCACTGGTTTCCGCGGCCCCTCGGAAACTGACCTCAATAGCCTTGTTGCTCAAGCACTCTTTGGAGATGGTGCAGCTGCAGTGATTATAGGAGCTGATCCTAACTCCTCCGAAAAACCACTCTTTCAACTTGTGTCAGCCTCACAAACCATACTAGCTGATTCAGAGGGTGCAATCCGTGTCCACTCACgtgaggtgggcctcacagtgcaCCTTGTCAAGGAAGTGCCAAGCCTCATATCGAAGAACATCAAGAAGATAGTAGCAGAGGCATTTGAGCCACTCGGCATCGATGACTGGAATTTGATTTTCTGGATCACGCACCCAGGTGGGGCGGCCATACTTGATCAAGTAGAGGAAAAAATGAAACTCAAGACAGAGAAGTTGAGGGCTACAAGGCACATTCTAAGCGAGTTCGGGAACATGTCGAGCGCGTCTGTACTGTTTATTTTGGATGAGATGAGGAGGAAGTCTGTAGAGGAAGGGAAGACAACGACAGGAGAGGGATTAGATTGGGGTGTGTTGTTTGGGTTTGGGCCTGGCCTGACTGTTGAGACTGTGGTCTTGCATAGCCTTCCTATAAGTGTAGCCCACTAA
- the LOC131247141 gene encoding serine/arginine-rich splicing factor SC35-like: protein MNERGREERGKEKERAPSPTGSRRRKCSRGRSPKSIPDRCFDRIRAEGFSIFVGNLPFDYTVEDLHKIFGHYGKVIDVYIPPFPGTRKSKGFAFVHFHYADDGRAAIGVLNGRKIDDKEVIVTEAKPRTRALKKNPLTKQASASRSKAGSNAEAVKNGGSSQSSWNHRQPQLQSPNIITVADPDTVTRRLKELKLGLIG from the coding sequence ATGAATGAGCGAGGCAGGGAGGAGCGAGGCAAGGAAAAGGAGCGAGCGCCATCTCCTACAGGTTCCAGACGGAGAAAATGCAGTAGAGGTAGGTCGCCCAAATCCATTCCAGATCGATGTTTCGACAGGATCCGAGCTGAGGGCTTCAGCATTTTCGTTGGAAATCTCCCATTTGACTACACGGTGGAGGATCTACACAAAATCTTTGGCCACTACGGTAAGGTGATTGATGTTTACATCCCTCCCTTCCCTGGCACTAGGAAATCCAAGGGTTTCGCATTTGTGCATTTCCACTATGCGGATGATGGCAGAGCTGCGATAGGAGTGCTTAATGGAAGGAAAATAGATGACAAAGAGGTTATTGTCACGGAGGCAAAGCCGAGAACCCGAGCTCTAAAGAAGAACCCCCTTACCAAGCAGGCCTCGGCATCTCGATCTAAGGCAGGCAGCAATGCGGAGGCAGTGAAAAATGGTGGTTCATCGCAGTCATCATGGAACCATCGACAACCCCAGCTTCAAAGCCCCAATATTATCACGGTGGCAGATCCCGATACGGTTACCAGGAGGTTGAAAGAACTGAAATTGGGGTTGATAGGCTAG